GCGCGCCAGACGGGCTTCGCGCAGGAAGGCGTAGAGCCCTGAGCCCACGATCAGTGCCGTGCCGGCCCATGTGGCCGCATCCGGGCGCTCGCCGAACACAAGGATGCCGAGGATCATCGCGAAGAGGATGCGGCTGTAGCGGAAGGGCGCGATCACGCCCAATTCGCCGGAGCGGATCGAGGCGGTGACGGCGAAGTACCCAAGGAAGCCAAAGAGCACCATGGCGGCCAGTTGGGCGCTGGTTGTCATGTCGGGCAGGGCGGGGGTGCCGTCAAACAGCAGGATCAACGCGCCGGTGGGTACGAGCAAGAGGAAGGCATAGAGCGCCATGAGCGGGGTGGGGATCTGGGCCGGCGTGGCGCGAGTGGCCAGATCGCGCACCGAAAGCGCGATGACTCCCACCACGGCAAAGAGCGAGGCCGCCTCAAAGCCCGAAAGCCCGGGGCGGATCACGATGAGCATGCCCAGAAAGCCAAGGCCGATGGCGAACCAGCGGCGCGGGCCCACGGGTTCGTGCAGGAAGAGCGCCGCGCCCATGGTGATGATCAGCGGGCTTGCCTGCATGATGGCCGAGGTTGTGGACAGATCGGTGAGCGCGAATGCGGTCACGAAACTCGCCCCGCCGATGGCCTCGGAAATATTGCGCGTGAGGATCATCGGGTGGAAGAATACCTTCGAGATCAGCGGGATACGGCGATAGAGGCAGAGCAAGGCAAACAGCGCGCCCCCGCCTGCGCCCATCACCATTAGGATCTGCCCTGTGGGCAGCGTGGCCGTGGCCAGCTTGATGAACATATC
The sequence above is drawn from the Pseudoruegeria sp. SHC-113 genome and encodes:
- a CDS encoding DMT family transporter — encoded protein: MQNLRGILLMIAAMAGFALADMFIKLATATLPTGQILMVMGAGGGALFALLCLYRRIPLISKVFFHPMILTRNISEAIGGASFVTAFALTDLSTTSAIMQASPLIITMGAALFLHEPVGPRRWFAIGLGFLGMLIVIRPGLSGFEAASLFAVVGVIALSVRDLATRATPAQIPTPLMALYAFLLLVPTGALILLFDGTPALPDMTTSAQLAAMVLFGFLGYFAVTASIRSGELGVIAPFRYSRILFAMILGILVFGERPDAATWAGTALIVGSGLYAFLREARLARKQAMR